The following proteins are co-located in the Acropora palmata chromosome 11, jaAcrPala1.3, whole genome shotgun sequence genome:
- the LOC141896800 gene encoding uncharacterized protein LOC141896800 translates to MANIYLPPIARKKKVDGYPRQDSSRVFSDIQGSGSQSKTSYDTHFIGHSLLVSSRQSALTGQNKPHPTKVTFLRQNPRFICEPICHVETANDSPPTFPTWWPNEIPEKPAKIPKRSFDSTSRTDYCPPPLVNDRVMQYSSNLAMQVTPLGILPQGHQHTPISSQASQSSGADAPKVVEKISYEHQFNSRLDPSHPIRGRRHGSFIWKVASDVGKQNKKCSNPSEQGKQDKATDANSNGARDLQVKEEVESVNTVDAKLSSSEN, encoded by the exons atggccAACATTTATTTGCCTCCGATAGCCCGCAAGAAAAAGGTCGATGGTTACCCACG GCAAGACAGTTCGAGAGTCTTTTCTGACATTCAAGGAAGTGGttcacaaagcaaaacaagttATGACACCCATTTCATTGGACATTCTTTACTTGTGTCATCTCGGCAGTCAGCATTGACTGGGCAGAACAAACCACACCCAACCAAAGTGACGTTTCTACGCCAGAATCCAAGATTTATCTGTGAGCCAATCTGTCATGTTGAAACTGCCAATGACTCGCCGCCCACTTTTCCCACATGGTGGCCAAATGAGATTCCTGAAAAGCCAGCCAAGATTCCTAAACGCAGTTTTGATTCAACTTCTCGCACAGATTATTGTCCTCCACCTTTAGTTAATGACCGTGTCATGCAATACAGTAGCAACCTAGCAATGCAGGTTACACCTTTGGGGATTTTACCACAGGGACACCAGCATACGCCCATTTCTTCACAAGCATCTCAATCCTCAGGTGCTGACGCACCAAAGGTGGTGGAGAAAATCTCTTATGAACACCAATTTAATTCAAGATTGGACCCCAGCCATCCCATTAGGGGTCGCAGGCATGGAAGTTTTATATGGAAAGTGGCCTCTGATGTTggcaaacaaaataagaaatgcAGCAACCCTTCTGAGCAAGGAAAGCAAGATAAAGCTACAGATGCCAACAGCAATGGTGCCAGAGATCTACAAGTAAAGGAAGAAGTTGAATCTGTCAATACAGTTGATGCTAAGTTGTCCTCTagtgaaaattga